One window of Alkaliphilus metalliredigens QYMF genomic DNA carries:
- the cas2 gene encoding CRISPR-associated endonuclease Cas2 → MEVGDEMLVLITYDINTQTPLGRKRLRQVAKQCVNYGQRVQNSVFECVLDAAKCREVQHTLEKIIDKDKDSLRFYYLGNNYKGKVVHIGAKESFDVEDTLII, encoded by the coding sequence GTGGAAGTAGGGGATGAAATGTTAGTGTTGATAACTTATGATATAAATACACAAACACCACTTGGTAGGAAACGACTACGCCAGGTTGCAAAACAATGTGTTAACTATGGTCAACGTGTTCAAAATTCAGTGTTTGAGTGTGTGTTAGATGCAGCTAAATGCCGTGAGGTTCAGCACACACTTGAAAAAATTATCGATAAGGACAAAGATAGCTTGCGATTTTATTATTTAGGAAACAATTATAAAGGTAAGGTTGTACATATAGGCGCAAAGGAGTCATTTGATGTTGAGGACACACTTATAATTTAG
- the cas7c gene encoding type I-C CRISPR-associated protein Cas7/Csd2 — MSNFENKIDFAVVISVKNANPNGDPLNGNRPRENYDGFGEISDVCIKRKIRNRFQDMDQAIFVQSDERRTDGFRSLKDRADGCEELKKSSKDKEQYAKIACEKWIDVRSFGQVFAFKKGGDDNSVSIGIRGPVSIHSAVSISPIEISSMQITKSVNGETGKDPDKKSPDTMGMKHRVEFGAYVIYGSINTQLATKTGFNQEDSELVKKALITLFENDCSSARPDGSMEVCKLYWWKHNSKIGQYSSAKVHRTLRIAPTIEMPKDINDYNITHETLDGLAPEIYDGI, encoded by the coding sequence ATGAGTAATTTTGAAAACAAGATTGATTTTGCAGTAGTTATTTCTGTAAAAAATGCAAATCCCAATGGAGATCCGCTAAATGGGAATCGACCTAGGGAAAATTATGATGGCTTTGGTGAAATTTCTGATGTTTGCATCAAGAGAAAAATCCGCAATCGCTTTCAAGATATGGATCAAGCAATATTTGTTCAGTCAGATGAAAGAAGAACAGATGGTTTTAGGAGCCTGAAGGATAGAGCCGATGGCTGTGAAGAACTTAAAAAATCAAGTAAAGACAAGGAACAATACGCAAAAATAGCCTGTGAAAAGTGGATTGATGTGAGAAGCTTCGGGCAAGTTTTTGCATTTAAAAAAGGTGGAGATGATAATTCTGTGTCGATAGGTATACGAGGTCCAGTTTCAATTCATTCAGCGGTAAGTATTTCTCCAATTGAAATTTCAAGTATGCAAATTACTAAAAGTGTTAATGGTGAAACAGGGAAAGATCCTGATAAGAAAAGCCCTGACACAATGGGTATGAAACATAGGGTTGAATTTGGTGCTTATGTGATTTATGGAAGTATCAATACGCAGTTGGCAACAAAGACAGGCTTTAATCAAGAGGATAGTGAACTCGTTAAAAAAGCTCTTATTACACTTTTCGAAAATGATTGTTCCTCTGCCCGTCCTGATGGCAGCATGGAGGTATGTAAGTTGTATTGGTGGAAACACAATAGCAAGATTGGTCAATATTCATCTGCAAAGGTTCATAGGACCTTGCGAATTGCCCCAACAATAGAAATGCCAAAAGATATTAATGATTACAATATCACCCATGAAACATTAGACGGACTAGCTCCAGAAATATATGATGGAATATAA
- a CDS encoding flavodoxin family protein, which translates to MIHVIIPGEVSTHLHDMMESAVEGGAYQVHKTSKDLPDLQNCSLLFVVQLDEIGTNIPLLEMLTTLKRRGDDSLLGAQAALIISSDTEYYTRSMTKTILFLANQMGCRFMGHPLVEVIGGFQNFMTWQKALDLSLEEIALERAKSLGKRLLNYQPQIIKRPKIVALHSSNRRTSNTLILWDLVKNHLDVCDIQEFHVENGTVLDCIGCPYQTCKHYGMQTSCFYGGMMVTEIYPAIEAADAIVWICPNYNNSVSANLIAVINRLTALYRKIKFYDKSIFALVVSANSGGDSVSKQLFDSLNINKGFQLPPYFALTAIANDPGSIFWNPQIEEKAEVFAHNMLKEIKA; encoded by the coding sequence ATGATTCATGTCATCATCCCTGGAGAAGTATCCACTCACTTACATGACATGATGGAATCCGCTGTAGAAGGTGGTGCTTATCAAGTACATAAAACATCCAAGGATTTGCCTGATTTACAGAACTGTAGCCTATTATTTGTGGTTCAGTTAGATGAAATAGGCACAAATATCCCCTTACTAGAAATGTTGACCACTTTAAAGAGAAGAGGAGATGATTCCTTATTAGGAGCCCAGGCTGCATTAATCATCTCTAGCGATACGGAATACTATACACGAAGTATGACGAAGACGATTCTTTTTTTAGCCAACCAGATGGGATGTCGCTTTATGGGGCATCCATTGGTGGAAGTCATCGGAGGATTTCAAAATTTTATGACATGGCAGAAAGCCTTAGATTTATCCCTGGAAGAAATTGCATTAGAGCGCGCTAAATCCTTAGGTAAAAGATTGCTAAATTACCAACCTCAGATCATTAAAAGGCCAAAAATTGTTGCTTTACACTCTAGTAATCGCAGGACGTCCAATACCCTGATTCTATGGGATTTAGTAAAAAATCATCTAGATGTCTGTGATATACAAGAATTTCATGTTGAAAATGGCACCGTCTTAGACTGTATTGGATGCCCATATCAAACTTGCAAGCATTATGGCATGCAAACCAGTTGCTTTTATGGGGGGATGATGGTCACGGAGATTTATCCTGCCATTGAGGCAGCCGATGCCATCGTCTGGATTTGTCCTAACTACAATAATTCTGTTTCTGCTAATTTAATTGCTGTCATCAACCGATTAACAGCTCTCTATCGAAAAATCAAATTCTATGATAAGAGCATCTTTGCCCTAGTTGTTTCTGCTAACTCCGGTGGTGATTCAGTTTCAAAGCAACTTTTTGATTCATTAAATATTAATAAAGGATTTCAATTACCTCCTTACTTTGCATTAACAGCCATTGCTAATGATCCAGGCTCTATATTTTGGAATCCTCAGATCGAAGAAAAGGCCGAAGTCTTTGCACATAATATGTTGAAAGAAATTAAAGCATAA
- a CDS encoding thiamine pyrophosphate-dependent enzyme: MSSQSKGVLTGNEALVRGFYEAGGLVAASYPGSPTVEVLETIKSYEGVYAEFSTNEKVALEVAIGGSFTGARSMAVMKHVGMNIASDPLMTFTETPIRGGFVLVSGDDPGMASSQNEQDNRLFAKFANMAILSPGNSQEAKDYTKLAFSLSEDFQLPTLLNITSRVCHSRSVVTMGEREEHAPTGFDLDPVKYAMIPKNTYQAQYFMKDRLEKLQEYAYDCPVNQLEEKDGATILVIASGLMYYNLKEIDPPVSIYKLGLTYPLSIKRIKELSEQYDEIIVLEEMMPFIENELKIHGIPCSGKSYFSFTGELNSEEIAEGLYKAGVLKKKIDRAEKTAAVARPPLFCSGCPHRPIFDILKKSKVKIMGDIGCYSLAAQAPFNGSSSIISMGASIGITKGVQKALALKEDPKPLVAVIGDGTFFHSGIPGFINLLHQADDKDNLTIIILDNRTTAMTGGQSNASSGHYNLADDMNIDIESLIKTIGFKQVVMVDQFKYDEAKKVINNEIKRPGISIVIATRPCALKYKIKEPHFYVDPSICIGCRSCVNTNCPPIRMKEYKDYDKLKSSIDANMCVGCSICAQVCPVNAIKRSESD, from the coding sequence ATGAGTTCACAATCTAAAGGTGTATTAACAGGAAATGAGGCCCTGGTCAGAGGTTTTTATGAAGCTGGTGGTCTTGTGGCTGCCAGTTATCCTGGGTCGCCGACTGTTGAAGTTCTTGAAACCATAAAAAGTTATGAAGGTGTTTATGCTGAGTTTTCAACAAATGAAAAGGTAGCATTGGAGGTTGCCATTGGAGGGTCCTTTACAGGGGCTAGATCCATGGCTGTCATGAAGCACGTAGGCATGAATATTGCCTCGGATCCATTGATGACCTTTACAGAAACCCCCATAAGAGGTGGCTTTGTGTTGGTTTCAGGGGACGATCCTGGAATGGCCAGTTCTCAAAACGAACAAGATAATCGTTTGTTTGCTAAATTCGCCAATATGGCCATTTTATCTCCAGGAAATAGTCAAGAAGCCAAGGATTATACGAAGCTTGCATTTTCCTTGAGTGAGGATTTTCAATTACCCACCTTACTTAATATTACCAGTCGTGTCTGTCATAGTCGAAGTGTGGTGACAATGGGAGAAAGAGAAGAACATGCACCCACTGGGTTTGATTTAGATCCTGTTAAGTATGCAATGATCCCAAAAAACACCTACCAGGCCCAGTATTTTATGAAGGATCGTTTAGAAAAGCTACAAGAATATGCCTATGACTGTCCTGTGAATCAATTGGAAGAAAAAGACGGTGCTACCATATTGGTCATTGCATCGGGCCTAATGTATTACAATCTTAAAGAAATCGATCCCCCGGTCAGTATTTATAAACTGGGTTTGACTTATCCCCTCTCCATAAAAAGAATAAAGGAATTATCTGAGCAGTATGATGAAATCATTGTCTTGGAAGAAATGATGCCCTTTATCGAAAATGAATTGAAAATTCATGGGATTCCATGCTCTGGAAAATCTTATTTTTCCTTCACAGGAGAACTCAATAGTGAAGAGATTGCCGAGGGACTCTATAAAGCGGGAGTACTTAAGAAAAAAATAGATAGAGCGGAAAAGACAGCTGCCGTTGCGAGACCGCCTCTTTTCTGCTCAGGATGCCCACACCGTCCCATTTTTGATATTTTGAAAAAATCCAAAGTCAAAATCATGGGAGACATTGGATGTTATTCCTTGGCGGCCCAGGCTCCCTTTAATGGCTCTAGCTCCATCATTAGTATGGGAGCTTCCATTGGCATTACCAAGGGTGTACAGAAAGCATTGGCATTAAAAGAAGATCCCAAGCCTCTAGTTGCTGTTATTGGTGACGGTACATTTTTCCATTCTGGTATCCCAGGATTCATCAACTTACTCCACCAAGCTGATGACAAGGATAACCTGACCATTATTATTTTGGATAACCGTACCACAGCCATGACTGGTGGTCAATCCAATGCTAGCTCTGGTCATTATAATCTGGCTGATGATATGAACATTGACATTGAATCACTTATAAAAACCATTGGTTTTAAACAGGTAGTCATGGTGGATCAATTTAAATATGATGAAGCTAAAAAGGTGATTAATAATGAAATCAAACGACCAGGCATTTCTATCGTCATTGCCACACGACCCTGTGCGTTAAAATATAAAATCAAGGAACCACATTTCTATGTAGATCCAAGTATTTGTATTGGTTGTCGCTCTTGTGTCAACACAAACTGTCCACCCATTCGCATGAAGGAGTACAAAGACTATGATAAATTGAAATCTTCCATTGATGCCAATATGTGTGTGGGATGTAGTATTTGTGCCCAGGTGTGCCCTGTAAATGCCATAAAACGTTCGGAATCTGACTAA
- the cas4 gene encoding CRISPR-associated protein Cas4 codes for MMEYKEEDFILLSGIQHFSFCRRQWALIHIEQQWQENLRTIEGQILHERTHDNTVREKRGDLIVSRGMAIFSRSLGITGACDVVELHKASDGVSIFGRDGNYKPVPIEYKRGKPKEDESDILQLCAQAMCLEEMLLCEIPEAFLFYGETKRRLKVTLEDELRQRVQTIVKEIHELYDKRYTPKVKPSKRCKACSLAEICMPKLCKNPSAVNYIKKNLLEVEE; via the coding sequence ATGATGGAATATAAAGAGGAAGATTTTATATTACTATCTGGGATACAGCACTTTTCATTTTGTAGACGCCAATGGGCTTTAATACATATTGAACAGCAGTGGCAAGAAAACCTTCGTACGATTGAAGGCCAAATTCTTCATGAAAGAACACATGATAACACCGTAAGAGAAAAGCGTGGAGACTTGATTGTTTCACGGGGGATGGCAATCTTTTCTCGTTCGTTAGGGATAACCGGGGCTTGTGATGTTGTTGAACTCCATAAGGCATCGGATGGAGTCAGTATATTTGGTAGGGATGGAAATTATAAGCCAGTCCCTATTGAGTATAAAAGGGGTAAACCTAAAGAAGATGAGTCTGATATACTCCAACTATGTGCACAGGCTATGTGTCTTGAAGAAATGCTATTATGTGAAATCCCAGAAGCTTTTTTGTTCTATGGGGAAACCAAACGACGGCTTAAAGTTACACTTGAAGATGAATTGCGGCAACGGGTACAAACAATTGTTAAAGAAATACATGAATTATATGACAAGAGATATACACCTAAAGTTAAACCATCTAAAAGGTGCAAGGCATGTTCACTTGCTGAAATTTGTATGCCGAAGTTATGTAAAAATCCCTCCGCTGTTAATTACATAAAGAAAAATCTTTTGGAGGTGGAGGAATGA
- the cas1c gene encoding type I-C CRISPR-associated endonuclease Cas1c: MRKLLNTLYVTSPNTYLSLDGENIVILKDQVEISRIPLHNLEGIVAFGYTGASPALMGACAKRNIALSFMKPSGKFLARVVGEVRGNVTLRKAQYRLSDNTEESNIISRNFILGKIYNTRWVIERATRDYAMRLDVDKLKKVSKVLANSLKLVEQSENLEQLRGYEGEAASQYFSVFDDLILQQKEFFYFRYRNKRPPLDNVNAMLSFVYTLLAHDFAAALETVGLDPYVGFLHRDRPGRISLALDMMEELRSVYADRFVISLINKKEVNSDGFTQKENGAVTMDDDTRKTILKAWQSKKQETITHPFLQEKVEWGLVPYAQAMLLARFIRGDLDGYPTFMWK; encoded by the coding sequence ATGAGAAAACTATTAAACACACTCTATGTCACTTCTCCCAATACTTATTTATCTCTTGATGGAGAGAATATTGTGATTTTAAAAGATCAAGTAGAGATCTCTAGAATTCCATTACATAACCTTGAAGGCATTGTTGCGTTTGGGTATACTGGTGCAAGTCCAGCATTAATGGGTGCATGTGCAAAACGAAATATTGCGTTAAGCTTTATGAAACCAAGTGGTAAATTTCTCGCTAGAGTAGTTGGTGAGGTTAGAGGTAATGTCACTTTAAGAAAAGCACAATATAGGCTTTCAGACAACACAGAGGAAAGCAATATAATTTCTAGGAATTTCATTCTAGGGAAAATTTATAATACACGTTGGGTGATTGAGCGGGCAACTCGAGACTATGCAATGCGACTTGACGTTGATAAATTAAAAAAGGTTTCTAAAGTTCTTGCAAATTCCCTGAAATTAGTTGAACAAAGTGAAAATTTAGAGCAGCTCAGAGGTTATGAGGGGGAGGCAGCATCACAATATTTTAGTGTATTTGACGATTTAATTCTTCAACAAAAAGAATTCTTTTATTTTCGTTACCGTAATAAGCGCCCCCCTCTTGACAATGTTAATGCGATGCTGTCATTTGTATATACGCTACTGGCACATGATTTCGCAGCAGCATTGGAAACAGTTGGGCTTGATCCTTATGTAGGATTTTTACATCGAGATAGACCAGGCAGGATTTCGCTGGCACTTGATATGATGGAGGAGTTACGTTCTGTTTATGCTGATCGGTTTGTTATTTCGTTAATCAACAAAAAAGAAGTGAATTCAGATGGTTTTACCCAAAAGGAAAATGGTGCAGTTACTATGGATGATGATACAAGAAAAACCATCTTGAAAGCGTGGCAGAGTAAGAAGCAGGAAACAATCACACATCCATTTTTACAAGAAAAGGTAGAATGGGGCCTTGTCCCTTATGCCCAGGCAATGCTATTGGCCAGATTTATCCGGGGGGACTTGGACGGATATCCGACGTTTATGTGGAAGTAG
- the cas5c gene encoding type I-C CRISPR-associated protein Cas5c yields the protein MKKENSVEFKVSGRYALFSDPINRIGGEKFSYQVPTYQALKGILESVYWKPTLIWIIDEVRVMNLIKTQSQNIRPVNFSGTSKGTGTPLNTLSIYTYLTNVEYQVKAHFEWNYNRPNLEKDRNENKHYIVAKRMINRGGRRDVFLGTRECQAYVEPCKFGEGEGAYDHYGSLSFGLMFHGFDYPDETGEDKLTARLWSPVMNNGYIKFLRPDECTIKRELSSMKPKVFDENNFSGLEEFEEEGDIIELDS from the coding sequence TTGAAAAAGGAAAATAGTGTTGAATTTAAAGTGAGTGGACGATATGCCCTTTTTAGCGATCCTATCAATCGAATTGGAGGAGAAAAATTTTCCTATCAAGTGCCAACATATCAAGCACTTAAAGGAATATTAGAAAGTGTTTATTGGAAACCCACATTAATATGGATTATTGATGAAGTCAGGGTCATGAATTTAATTAAAACCCAATCCCAAAATATACGTCCCGTCAATTTCAGTGGAACTAGTAAAGGTACAGGAACACCACTAAATACTTTGTCCATTTATACTTATCTAACAAATGTTGAATATCAAGTAAAGGCTCATTTTGAATGGAATTATAATCGTCCAAATTTAGAGAAGGATAGAAATGAGAATAAGCATTATATAGTCGCTAAAAGGATGATTAACCGTGGTGGTAGGCGAGATGTTTTCTTAGGAACCAGGGAGTGCCAAGCATATGTTGAACCATGCAAATTTGGGGAGGGCGAAGGTGCCTATGATCATTATGGGTCACTTTCATTTGGACTTATGTTTCATGGTTTTGACTATCCTGATGAAACAGGAGAAGACAAGCTAACAGCTAGGCTTTGGTCACCAGTAATGAACAATGGGTATATCAAATTTCTAAGACCTGATGAGTGTACGATTAAACGTGAACTCTCGTCCATGAAACCTAAGGTATTTGATGAAAATAATTTTAGTGGACTTGAAGAGTTTGAAGAGGAGGGGGATATAATTGAATTGGATTCATAA
- a CDS encoding CRISPR-associated helicase/endonuclease Cas3 — MFCAHINPTTRKEQSVKEHLHSVSKMSMEYGAKISLGATAELIGMLHDMGKQTDKFNSYIHYSATNPSDKSLRGSIDHSTAGAKFIYDNFYHTKDPYQKFTAQLISLAICSHHGGLIDCLDLNGMDRFTDRMNKDKDFLYEEALSNYRLEFSEMKHLNDLFNKSKEEIKAILTKVNKIDGSAKFGQFAAGMLEKYLFSCVIDADRYDTYLFMEGKESKQNIDKSDLWNELADVLEVKLKSYPKSGKIDLLREEVSIACKNFGENKTGIYQLAVPTGGGKTLSSLRYALQHAKKFNKERVFYIIPFTTIIDQNAKDIKDILGREDIILEHHSNLVVDNDQEEYKLLTERWDSPIVLTTMVQFLDTLFSGGTQGVRRMHNLTNSIIIFDEIQAIPIKCINMFNSAINFLSNICNATIILCTATQPLLSTTEMPLKLSENPNIIPDMHEKFEQFKRVNLIDKRTTEGYSAASLKDFVLDTMERVESVLIIVNTKNTAKEVFNELKKANADLPPEKQYAVFHLSTGMCPSHRMKILKEMRTKLGHERVICISTQLIEAGVNISFGSAIRSLAGLDSIAQAAGRCNRHGETTCSDVYIVNIEGESVNRLVDIKEGQECTRRVLDEFKENPKSFDHDLLSPKAMNQYYQYYFHNRSAEMNYTLAKPNDDKSMYDLLSGNKEAFNAFNSRNGYKSELMLRQAFKTAGSNFQVIDQNTTGVIVPYGRGKTLITLINGACNLSELKEYLKEAQQFSVNLFETDKRKLEEIGGIVGLKDGAIFAIRDGFYEDDVGVTFENAPMEFYNY, encoded by the coding sequence ATGTTTTGCGCTCATATTAATCCAACAACGCGAAAAGAACAAAGTGTTAAGGAGCATTTACATAGTGTTTCTAAAATGTCCATGGAATACGGTGCTAAAATTTCACTTGGTGCAACAGCCGAATTAATAGGCATGCTTCATGATATGGGAAAGCAAACAGACAAATTTAACTCTTATATACACTACAGTGCAACAAATCCCAGTGACAAATCCCTTAGGGGATCAATTGATCACTCCACAGCAGGAGCAAAGTTTATATATGATAACTTCTATCATACAAAGGATCCATATCAAAAGTTTACAGCACAGCTTATTTCATTAGCAATCTGTTCACATCATGGTGGATTGATAGATTGCTTAGACCTGAATGGCATGGATAGATTTACTGATAGGATGAACAAGGATAAAGACTTTTTATACGAAGAAGCACTATCTAATTATAGGTTGGAATTCTCAGAAATGAAGCATCTAAATGATTTATTTAATAAGTCAAAGGAAGAGATAAAAGCAATTCTTACTAAAGTTAACAAGATAGATGGTTCTGCTAAATTTGGACAGTTTGCAGCTGGGATGCTGGAAAAGTATCTTTTTAGTTGTGTGATTGATGCAGATAGATACGATACATATTTATTTATGGAAGGTAAAGAATCAAAACAAAACATTGATAAATCAGATTTGTGGAATGAACTTGCAGATGTATTAGAGGTCAAATTGAAAAGCTATCCTAAATCGGGCAAAATAGATTTGTTGAGAGAAGAAGTTTCCATAGCATGTAAAAACTTTGGAGAAAACAAAACAGGAATATATCAATTAGCAGTACCCACAGGTGGAGGTAAAACCCTGTCTAGTTTGAGATATGCTTTGCAACACGCAAAAAAATTTAATAAAGAACGAGTTTTTTATATTATTCCTTTTACCACGATTATCGACCAAAACGCTAAGGATATAAAAGATATTTTAGGTCGTGAGGATATCATTTTAGAGCATCATTCAAACCTTGTTGTTGATAACGATCAAGAAGAGTACAAGCTTCTAACGGAGCGCTGGGATAGTCCAATTGTTTTGACAACAATGGTACAGTTTCTTGATACTTTATTTAGTGGTGGAACACAAGGTGTTAGGCGAATGCATAACCTGACAAATTCGATTATCATATTCGACGAGATTCAGGCAATTCCCATTAAGTGTATTAATATGTTTAACAGTGCAATTAATTTCCTTTCAAACATTTGCAATGCAACGATTATACTTTGTACAGCAACGCAACCACTCTTATCGACTACAGAAATGCCCTTAAAGCTAAGTGAAAATCCTAATATTATTCCCGACATGCATGAGAAATTTGAACAATTTAAACGTGTGAATTTGATTGATAAAAGAACTACTGAAGGGTATAGTGCAGCTTCACTAAAAGATTTTGTACTAGACACCATGGAACGGGTAGAAAGCGTATTGATCATTGTAAATACTAAAAACACTGCAAAGGAAGTGTTTAATGAGTTAAAAAAAGCAAATGCTGATTTACCTCCAGAAAAGCAGTATGCAGTTTTTCATCTAAGTACGGGTATGTGTCCTTCTCATAGAATGAAAATTTTAAAAGAGATGAGAACAAAGCTAGGACATGAAAGGGTTATTTGTATTAGCACACAATTGATTGAAGCTGGCGTTAATATTTCCTTCGGTAGTGCTATACGCTCCCTTGCCGGACTTGATAGTATAGCTCAAGCAGCAGGAAGATGCAATCGCCATGGAGAAACAACTTGTAGTGATGTTTATATTGTTAATATTGAAGGAGAAAGTGTTAATAGATTAGTAGATATAAAAGAGGGACAAGAGTGTACTAGGAGAGTTCTTGATGAATTTAAAGAAAACCCGAAAAGCTTTGATCATGACTTGCTTTCCCCAAAAGCAATGAATCAGTATTATCAGTACTATTTCCATAATAGAAGTGCAGAGATGAACTACACATTAGCAAAGCCAAATGATGATAAATCGATGTATGACTTGTTATCTGGCAATAAAGAAGCATTCAATGCATTTAATAGTAGAAATGGCTACAAATCAGAATTAATGTTAAGACAAGCCTTTAAAACCGCAGGAAGTAACTTTCAGGTAATTGACCAGAACACAACTGGTGTCATTGTTCCATATGGAAGAGGAAAAACACTTATCACCCTTATAAATGGTGCATGTAATTTAAGTGAGTTAAAAGAGTATTTAAAGGAAGCTCAGCAGTTTTCAGTAAATCTATTTGAAACAGATAAAAGAAAACTAGAGGAAATAGGAGGAATCGTTGGATTGAAAGATGGTGCTATATTTGCGATTCGAGATGGATTTTATGAAGATGATGTGGGGGTGACTTTTGAAAATGCACCAATGGAATTTTATAATTATTAA
- the cas8c gene encoding type I-C CRISPR-associated protein Cas8c/Csd1: MNWIHKLYDTYENCKSEVGVARTDSKTPLLPLSHTIVNSNIEIVVDIHGNFRRARNVSKSEAMTIAPCTEDSASRGNGNNPHTLFDKLQYVAGDYTSFFNDKRDKKFFIEYIKLLEAWSNSEYKDEKVIAVLNYLKKERLVADLISEKLLEVDENSHVTNKWFGDKDNKPMKTSDIFVRFIVEIPGDVNCRLWENTDILRKYHNHYLNTKTKYGLCYIQGNNMLTTLKHQSKIRGNGDSAKLISANDENGFTYLGRFSDSNQVVSIAYETSQKAHNALKWLVDIQGQKFGNPKDGQKIIVAWGTKNQTIPQILEDTQGGIFGKEETAIVSTEKEFAQRLNKAIAGYGCDLDTKAEIVIMGLDAATTGRLSIAYYRELYGTDFLNRIKHWHSTCIWQHSYKIIADGFDEKGKAKFKTISFIGAPSPKDIATIALGSPRENSKTQKKHLELKDSLLKATVERLLPCIIDGAKLPYDLVNSVVNRVSNPVSMEKWEWEKALTITCALVKKYKYDKLKEVWEMALDENQKDRSYIFGRLLAIAQQIEEYALYTTGEKRPTNAERLMHQFKLHPYKTWGIITDKLGPYIARLGSKGTGLTELMTQVNSMIPYEEFTSPKKLDDSYILGYYCQRQVFIDEKNIRIQANAIKKLGQAN, from the coding sequence TTGAATTGGATTCATAAGCTTTATGATACTTATGAGAATTGTAAGAGTGAAGTAGGCGTTGCAAGGACAGATTCTAAAACACCTTTATTACCTCTGTCACATACCATTGTAAATTCTAATATTGAAATAGTGGTGGATATACATGGAAATTTTAGAAGGGCAAGAAATGTATCTAAAAGCGAGGCCATGACAATTGCTCCTTGCACTGAAGATTCAGCAAGCAGAGGTAATGGTAATAATCCACATACTTTGTTTGACAAACTACAATATGTAGCTGGAGATTATACTTCTTTCTTTAATGACAAAAGAGACAAGAAGTTCTTTATTGAATACATAAAGTTATTAGAAGCGTGGAGTAATTCTGAATATAAAGATGAAAAGGTAATAGCAGTTTTAAATTATTTAAAAAAAGAAAGATTAGTTGCTGATTTGATTTCAGAAAAATTGCTAGAGGTTGATGAAAATAGTCATGTAACAAACAAATGGTTTGGAGACAAAGATAATAAGCCGATGAAAACAAGTGATATTTTTGTTAGATTTATTGTGGAAATTCCAGGTGATGTTAATTGTAGACTATGGGAGAATACTGATATTCTCCGAAAATATCATAATCATTATTTAAATACTAAAACAAAATATGGATTATGCTATATACAAGGAAACAATATGCTCACTACTTTAAAACATCAATCAAAAATTAGAGGCAATGGTGACTCAGCAAAGCTTATTTCAGCAAACGATGAAAATGGATTTACATACTTAGGACGTTTTTCTGATAGCAATCAGGTAGTAAGTATTGCTTATGAAACTTCACAAAAGGCACATAATGCGTTAAAATGGCTTGTAGATATTCAAGGACAGAAGTTCGGAAACCCAAAAGATGGACAAAAAATTATAGTTGCATGGGGTACTAAAAACCAAACTATTCCCCAAATTTTAGAGGATACACAAGGAGGCATTTTTGGAAAAGAAGAAACGGCAATTGTTTCAACTGAAAAGGAATTTGCCCAGAGGCTAAATAAGGCTATTGCAGGTTATGGATGTGACTTAGATACAAAGGCTGAAATCGTTATTATGGGGCTAGATGCTGCAACAACAGGGCGGTTATCCATTGCCTATTATCGAGAGCTTTATGGTACTGATTTTCTAAATAGGATTAAACATTGGCACAGTACATGTATTTGGCAACATTCATACAAAATAATTGCTGATGGATTTGATGAAAAGGGAAAAGCAAAATTCAAGACGATTTCTTTTATTGGTGCTCCTTCTCCAAAAGATATCGCTACTATTGCACTTGGAAGTCCTAGAGAAAACAGCAAAACACAAAAGAAACATCTTGAATTAAAGGATTCTTTGCTAAAGGCAACGGTAGAAAGATTATTACCTTGTATTATTGATGGGGCTAAGTTACCCTATGATCTTGTCAATTCAGTTGTAAATCGTGTTTCAAACCCCGTTTCCATGGAAAAATGGGAATGGGAGAAAGCATTAACCATAACGTGCGCTTTAGTTAAAAAATATAAATATGATAAACTTAAGGAGGTATGGGAGATGGCGCTTGATGAAAATCAGAAGGATCGGAGTTATATTTTTGGTAGACTTTTAGCAATTGCACAACAAATCGAAGAATATGCATTGTATACGACAGGTGAAAAAAGGCCTACAAATGCAGAAAGATTAATGCATCAATTTAAACTTCACCCTTATAAAACATGGGGGATTATTACAGATAAGCTTGGACCATATATCGCAAGATTAGGTTCAAAGGGTACCGGTTTAACGGAGCTAATGACCCAGGTTAATTCGATGATACCCTATGAAGAATTTACTAGCCCAAAGAAATTAGATGATAGCTATATATTAGGATATTATTGCCAAAGACAAGTTTTTATTGATGAAAAAAATATAAGAATCCAAGCAAACGCAATAAAGAAATTAGGACAAGCAAATTAA